Proteins from a single region of Acidobacteriota bacterium:
- a CDS encoding tyrosine-type recombinase/integrase: protein MAKRRGAPAAARGEDPPYPFVALDGADPAAAEGWTAHTRSTYATQWNRFRAWCEERHVVPLDASPEEVAAYLHERAKRAKRATVKLSASAVLASLRAAGRLGEPTMEHVVAETLGAINEQKRATPNWEPRHPTALDHTTALAMMRAARRPQRRGRGWETESAAAARGRRDAAIVALAFGGGLRRSEIAALVWADITPEPHRKLRVRVRASQANARIDGGDSRRLVGEFAQAAAALREATAPAQTDRVVPLCAHQVNHRVQVLADALGLEGVSTHSGRRGLAFERLRRGASTEAVQSAGGWRSASMVHRYARGRS from the coding sequence ATGGCCAAGCGGCGCGGCGCGCCGGCCGCCGCTCGCGGGGAGGATCCGCCCTACCCGTTCGTCGCGCTCGACGGCGCCGACCCCGCGGCGGCCGAGGGCTGGACGGCGCACACGCGGTCCACCTACGCGACGCAGTGGAACCGGTTCCGCGCCTGGTGCGAGGAGCGGCACGTCGTGCCCCTCGACGCCAGTCCGGAGGAGGTGGCCGCGTACCTGCACGAGCGGGCGAAGCGGGCGAAGCGGGCGACGGTGAAGCTCTCTGCGTCAGCGGTCCTGGCCAGCCTTCGGGCCGCCGGACGGCTCGGCGAACCGACGATGGAGCACGTCGTCGCGGAGACTCTCGGCGCCATCAATGAGCAGAAGAGGGCCACGCCGAACTGGGAACCGCGGCACCCCACCGCCCTGGACCACACGACGGCTCTGGCGATGATGCGGGCGGCGCGCCGGCCCCAGCGGCGCGGCCGGGGGTGGGAGACGGAGTCCGCGGCAGCCGCGCGCGGTAGGCGGGACGCGGCGATCGTCGCGCTGGCGTTCGGCGGCGGCCTCCGCCGTTCGGAGATCGCCGCGCTCGTGTGGGCGGACATCACGCCGGAGCCGCACAGGAAACTGCGGGTCCGCGTGCGGGCCTCGCAGGCGAACGCCCGTATCGACGGGGGAGACTCGCGCCGACTGGTCGGCGAGTTCGCGCAGGCGGCCGCCGCGTTGCGTGAGGCGACCGCACCGGCGCAGACCGACCGCGTGGTGCCGCTGTGCGCGCATCAGGTCAATCACCGGGTTCAGGTCCTGGCGGACGCGCTCGGCCTCGAGGGAGTGTCGACGCACTCGGGCCGTCGCGGGCTGGCGTTCGAGCGGCTGCGACGCGGGGCCTCGACCGAGGCTGTCCAGTCGGCCGGCGGCTGGCGCAGCGCCAGCATGGTGCACCGCTACGCCCGGGGCCGCAGTTGA